In Coturnix japonica isolate 7356 chromosome 7, Coturnix japonica 2.1, whole genome shotgun sequence, one DNA window encodes the following:
- the LOC107316345 gene encoding testis-specific serine/threonine-protein kinase 6-like encodes MPKLSAGEKALSELGYKLGQTLGEGSFSKVKAATSTKHKEPLAIKVVDRRRAPPAFVYKFLPRELSILRRIRHPNIIHIFELIEVCDGKLFIVMEAAATDLLQLVQKTGKLPCIPDARDIFVQVVGAVCYLHDRNLVHRDLKCENVLLTADGRRAKLTDFGFSKEVNVYPDMCTTFCGSAAYASPEVLMGIPHDAKKVDVWSLGVVLFAMVTGCMPFNDTHVHSLPQQQKKGVTYPESVLPLPEHCQALIAQLLNFCAERRPGAGQVAKNCWLKGDI; translated from the coding sequence ATGCCAAAACTCAGTGCGGGTGAGAAGGCGCTCAGTGAGCTGGGGTACAAGCTGGGTCAGACCTTGGGGGAGGGCAGTTTCTCAAAGGTGAAAGCAGCCACCTCCACCAAACACAAAGAACCCCTGGCCATCAAGGTGGTGGATCGGCGACGAGCCCCCCCAGCCTTCGTGTACAAATTCCTGCCCCGGGAGCTTTCCATCCTACGCAGGATCCGTCACCCCAACATCATCCACATCTTTGAGCTCATCGAGGTGTGCGATGGGAAGCTCTTCATCGTGATGGAGGCGGCAGCCACCGACCTTCTGCAGCTGGTACAGAAGACGGGCAAGCTGCCCTGCATCCCCGACGCCCGGGACATCTTTGTGCAGGTTGTGGGGGCTGTGTGTTACCTCCACGATCGCAATCTGGTGCACAGGGACCTGAAGTGTGAGAATGTGCTGCTGACTGCTGACGGCCGCCGGGCCAAGCTCACCGACTTTGGCTTCAGCAAGGAGGTCAACGTCTACCCAGATATGTGCACCACATTCTGCGGCTCAGCAGCCTACGCTTCCCCAGAGGTGCTGATGGGAATCCCCCATGACGCCAAGAAGGTGGACGTGTGGAGCCTGGGGGTGGTCCTTTTCGCCATGGTGACTGGCTGCATGCCCTTCAATGACACCCACGTCCACAGCCTACCCCAGCAACAGAAGAAGGGGGTCACTTACCCAGAGAGCGTGCTCCCATTGCCAGAGCACTGCCAGGCTCTCATTGCCCAGCTGCTGAACTTCTGTGCTGAGCGCCGGCCCGGTGCAGGGCAGGTAGCCAAGAACTGCTGGCTGAAAGGAGACATCTGA